The DNA sequence ATATAAGCCACACTTGGGCTCTGTTTCAttatcaagggggggggggggggatccaaTCAGTCAATATggaatttttcaattatttgttcCACACAAGGTACAAATTTCAATTCAGCATACAAAATTTCTGGTAGTTTGACTTCCTGTGGGAAAGAAAAAAAGTCATTGTAGATGAATTCCATATTATTTAACAGTGGTCAACTTTTTCACAATTAAGGAAAAAATACATaggcaattttttaaaatgaaagaccAATATTCTGAAGTTTTCTAATCTATTATTGTCAActcaagatatgaaaatattaagaaatatctgtgtttttatttctcatatttttgaaattgtctGTTGTTCTTCGTAATTGTTCTTCTGTTATCTCTTAAATGTCTtactattatgtttatttatacatatattgtattttaTGTTCCCCTCTGGTATCTAATAAAGTTGCATTGTTCCATATATGAACCTTTTGCATgtattatatttcttgtatCTCATGTACCGTTTAacatggtttgagcgaataaattgaattgaattgagaAATGAAACCTTGAATTTTAGACCATACTTTAAGAGCTGCTGTTCTGTTTTCAGTCAAATCATCACGCCAGATCGAGGCACGGCCATTCACGTGAACGCTGGAGCCAGTGGAGTGATTGGTCATCGTGTAACGCTGAGTGCGGTACCGGTGTGTCGTCACGAACCAGGGAGTGTTTGGAAAAGTAAGGAACCACTTTTAGTGCTGATAAATTGTTACACACTTCTACAGGTGCCCGAGACAGCTACTACTGGCGGAATGGACGATGTTATCACCATCGATATAGAGAAATAATGAAGTCGATATTGACATCAATTTAGAGAAATAATGAAGTCGATGTTGACATCGATCTAGATAAAATATTATGTCAATATCAACTAAAGTATGGGTAAGAGAAACCTCTTAATCGTGACGATAAGATATATATAACGATAAAGAAAACTGCTGAATTCGACATCTTTGTTTTTTCTCTGATTTTACATTATTGCTTCAGAGTCTAATCTTTGCTCGTGTTGATATTGAGTCTGATCTTTGTTCGTGTTGATATTGAGTCTGATCTTTGTTCGTGTTGATATTGAGTCTGATCTTTGTTCGTGTTGATATTGAGTCTGATCTTTGTTCGTGTTGATATTTCTATTGAATTCCAGATCTTGATTATTTGTATCTTGACCCTTATTAGTATGCACTTCCTAATGGTGTAAGCGATGTTACTTCCGCAACCTCTCAGTCTTTCTGTTTGATCTTGAGTATAGCGATACTATGAAGCTTTTTAAGTTTCTGTCACTGAATCCCTTGTCTCAGTCACCGTTGAATGGCTCTGTATATACTTTCTAATATGTAAAAAAGGTCGTTGGCAAAGTCAAAACCGACCAGTTATTATCCAGGTCTAGAAAAGAAAAGGCAGCCCTGTCTGACCTCAGTCTTAACATCAAACACCGCTGGTAATTTACCTCCGTGAAACACACGACATGAAATCCCATAGTGAGTTGTCTTTATGACGTTGATATACTTGTCAAATAACCCATATGCTGATGCCTCATGAGGTATCATAATAGCCGTAGAACGGGGTTTAAAAATCTGTGAAAATAATATTGGTTACTTCGTCACCTATCATTGATTACTTTTTCACCTATCAATGATTACTTCGTCACCTATCATTGATTACTTTGTCACCTATCATTGGTCACTTCGTCACCTATCATTGGTTACTTCGTCACCTATTATTGATTACTTTGTCACCTATCATTGATTACTTCGTCACCTATCATTGGTTACTTCGTCACCTATTATTGATTACTTTGTCACCTATCATTGATTACTTCGTCACCTATCATTGGTTACTTCGTCACCTATCATTGATTACTTTTTCACCTATCATTGATTACTTCATCACCTATCAATGATTACTTTGTCACCTATCATTGGTTACTTCGTCACTTATCATTGATTACTTCGTCACCTATTATTGGTCACTTCGTCACCTATCATTGATTACTTCATCACCTATCAATGATTACTTTGTCACCTATTATTGGTCACTTCGTCACCTATCATTGATTACTTCGTCACCTATTATTGATTACTTTGTCACGTATTATTGGTTTCTTTGTCACCTCTTTGTCATTCTATTGCATTCTTACGACAGTGCTTCacaaaatcttttattttaattttggtGGTGTGTGATAGCTACATTTTAAGAACAAATgtctattttcttttttatgagCAGTTTTGCAAGTTTCAGCTGCCTTATGCCATCTCCAACTAATATGTGAAAAATTCAGTCTCTGTTTTTTCCTGAAAAactcttttaaaatgtttatagcCTTTTCAAATTTCTCTTTTGTACTAGCATGGTCCCTCagaaatttcacatttttatgtAAAGCGAAATGTTGCACTTCAAAGATTGCTTGATGCTGAGTCTCAGCGTATTAATTCGATCTTTACGAGAAATCTCTtttctactacatgtacatcagttTGCTGTTTGAGTCTATCAACTCCTTAATCTCATTCTTTCCAGAATTACCGTTCTACTAGTACCTTTCTTTACACCAAAAGTAAAATGATCCCTCCCTCGATGATTATTTGAAAGGTTCAGGCCACTTTTATTTTGGACCTTGACTACAGAGCCTTTTCTCAGATTTTACTTCGctaataattttgataaattgtggGATTTAGCTAGCTACAGATGTAATCTTGGCTGGGCTGGACCTGTTGCTTTGTGGATTCTTTATCTCATTGTAGGAACTTCCATCTGCTTGAGGATGATAGCTGTCTCCTGGGGAGACGGCCTGTTTAGTAGTGGTGAAAAGTGTTTTGCTAATCTCTTCGTTTATTCTTTGGCTATTGCTAGAGTTGATTCATTACCGCTTTGGACAAGTTTCTCTGCTATGACCTTTCTGACAATGCTCTTATGCCCTTGTTGTAGtgtcatgtaaatttaatgCCTTCATGCTTTTTGTTGCAAGTTTCACAATGTAAAACTCTTTTGTCAATCCATTTTTCTTATTCCTAATTGTTTCGCACTTTTGTtgtaatgttgttgtttttggtttttggtTTTTTCCCCATTATTCGGGTAGTTCTAAACATTTCCCCCACACTTTGACGTATTCTTTGTGTGATCCAGACTTTATTTTCTTTCGAAGAAGAGTATCTACATTGAGGTAATTGTTGCCGGTAACATTCTTCCTCTCTTCCGACTGAATTCGTGTGTGTTCCTAAATAATGCTATCTAAATTTTTACGCTTACAGTGTACGTGTCTTTCGCCTGAGAGTATTCTTACCACGGTTTTCTCGAAATATCTTTTCAATTCACCCATCCTGTGTCGATAGAGTTATCAACTCATAAAGAGCGTCGAATTCGTTCTCAAGTGTCACCATAAATCTGCATTGAAAATCGTATTCTGTCCTCTCGAAACAGTGGACTGTTTGTGTCATCTGTGGTTCAACACCCAGCGAACGGTGATTTGATCGCAAAATTCTTTTGTATCTTACAACATCTGGAAGTTATATTCAGTGCACTTATCATTTTTTCTGGTTTGGAGATATCCTTGCGACATATTTCATGTGGTATATTGTTCCTTCATCAACAaagttgtaaaaaaaatcagtatatagAATATATTGTTCATGATATTTAGGCCATGTTAACCCATGGTATTTGAATCTCCCCCGACCTTATCAACATTTGCACCATAATATCCCATCAATGTAACATTGTGTTCGTtgatttgttttatgtcccatcgagaatttttctctccTATAGTAACGTCACCTAGGTGCCACAAAGACCTATACATGAAGGCTGTAGCACTGTGAGAACGTTAAAATTATCGGGACAACGCCTGACACCACGTAGGGCCTCAGAATTTAGGAATCCGCGactttcatttctaaatgccgGGTATTGGCGAAGGAGTCctcactacctatatttacgtcttaggttcCAAAGCACGAGCGggactattctctttagagaagtcgagaggcatagccttcatcgacttctcttcgcaagcattcatattttgattctggaaaacgtgtaaatgccggagtcggtgacggtttatgcttcgaccgacgtttcgactcagatgtgcctggatttacgcaatagacaacttgttttcaaatatttagcagtaatgcacaaaactgtcacaaggaaatcaacacttacttgcttttaatccattttcaacatgtcccctgtcccgggtttacgttaactggtcttgggagctgtcacaataggggagcAGGCTGGCGtaaacagagttgtgatttaaacacgggacaggggcatgttgaaaatggattaaaagcaagtaagttttgatttccttgtgacgggtTTGTGTATTgctattaaatgtttgaaaacaagttgtctattgcgtaaatccaggcacatctgagtcgaaacgtcggtcgaagtttaaaccgtcaccgactccggcatttacacgttttccagaatcaaaacatgaatgcttgcgaagagaagtcgatgaaggctatgcctttcgacttctctaaagagaatagagCGGGACTCGATCCCACGACCTTCCCGGCCTCAAAGCAAACGTTGTAACCCCTGAACCGCCGCGACCACTCCCATCGTGGGACTAGTGTCACATTGTTATCATTTTATTCTCTTTCTACACTGTCACTTATACCatcttcacactcacggatttttctcaTGAGTCCTTGCGGATTTCCGtctcgtagtcaatcgcaagcattcgtaaatcactcgtcagtatccgttaataactcgtcacaactcgTATGCACTCGTAAAGATTCGTGAAAGTAAGGGCAAagtttttgacatgtcaaaaaaatttcacgattgtccacggatttcattttccgtaaataagccgtaaataacttgtaacaatccaTAAGTATCGTAAACTGATCGCAAGAACACGTAGACTGCTtgtaagaatccgtaaaacacccgtaaaagtttttaaaagaatCTTTGCGGTTAGTTTACGACATGTTAAGGATAGTTTACGAAttgtttacggattattacgaatgcctaagtgatatttacgatttcattcacgtcgggttacaAGCGGCTATAGATAGTGGGTGTGGCTGACGAAAATTACCCGCCGAGATTTTCACATTTCAGACTGAAActgaaactgtttttatttgatttaacgcctaattttacacaaagtattcaatggcgttgtacatgtataatataaaaagatttaaaagaataaacaataCATCACATACATGCAAACACAATCTACATATActaaactaaaaacatgtacattaaaactgtctAAACAAATGTGTTTTTAATTTAACTTTAAAAGTATGTAAAGATTTGGACTGTCTTATTTCAGCCGGTAAACTGTTCCACAGTCTCGGACCAATGGTTCCGAAACTTCTATTTCAAACAAAAGTAGTACTGACATATTTAGAAGGTCAACAATCTTCTGTATTTTGAGTATGCGCATGCACAGAATCTGTTTAATACGAAACTTgaatctcgaatgagccttctggaATTTCGTAGTTTAAACACCAAATTTAATAATATGCATTATATTCTATTTTGCAGTACACGAGAATGCACATCGGAAAATATAGAGTATAAAGTTTGCAATAGACAGGTAATCAATTAATACTAATTGAAACATTGACATATTCGAATACCAATATTCATGTAAACCTCAAAGGTATTAATTTTAATACCATTAGAGAGGAACACGATTTTCATAAGGTAACAATACAGACAGGAAAGGTAAAAACGCCCTCCTTAAGTTTTCCGTGTGAAATCATAcagatattttgaaagattatTCCAGCATGCTAGCAGTTGTTTTACAACACAAACGATTTGTATCAATTCactgaaaatcaaagaaaatcagACAGCCAAGAacgattttttttactgtatgAATTCTTTCTTAAATCAAGGTTCTTTTTTAGGAGTGTGTGTCAAGCCAGAAAACTCTTCGACAGCAGCAGTGTTCCTCACATGACGACAAAAAATTTGGCGGTAGAAATTATCGATGGCAACCATATGATATAGGTAATACCTAGTAAttatgaaaaatcatattcgaTGCCAAAAGAAAATTCTCTTAGAtattagaaataattttatgcccccgagatcgaagatcggggggcatattgtttttgtcctgtctgtcattttgtgattctgtctgaaactttaaccttgctaataacttttgaacagtaaatgatagagttttgatatttcacatgcttattccttgtggcaaaacctttccgtgggtaccaacattttttaccctgtgaccttggagtttgacctactttttgaaaactttaaccatgctaataacttttgaacagtaagtgatagggctttgatatttcacatgactattccttgtgacaagacctttccgttggtactaaaccttttgacctactttaaaaaaatgacattggtcataacttctaagttgtaaatattagagctttcatattgtacatgaacatttcCTGTGACAAggtctttctactggtaccaagatatttgtccttgtgaccttggtcatcttcggaattggccattatcgagGGCATTTGTGTTCATCTTGTTCAATTTTCGATGTAATAAGACGACGAGATCGTTTTGATCGACGAGGCGATTCAGTGACATTTATCTGAGTTTCGGCTCTGTATTGCGCGTTTAAATAAAAGATCAATATCATTCTATGTCATCcacaaatgtaaatacatgtataattaaaacGATATCAGTCTTACACTTTCTTCAGGATTTCAACTGTAGTTAATCACGTGGTCAAATCCTTAAGCACCTTTTGTACCTGATAAAGTCTATATCTAATGACCCAACCAACCACATTTCACGGTCCAAGATTGTTTTTAATTGTtctaaaaattcaaattttagatTAAGAAACTGATGGAATATTACCATGGTTCACTTGCTTGTAGTTCGGTAATATATTACGTCTTTGCATGCATGGAAGTTCCAAATTTCGTTCAagcattttaaatttattttaccGAAAATAATGTTGGCAATGTCAaattgtgacatctgcattatGCAACTGAGAatgtaagttatgtacatgcgGAATTGTGTTTGAAAAGAAAATCCAAAAAAACTCCGAAGATCACATGCGATAAACAACATTCGTGGCATATGTTTGTTATTGTGACAAGAATGCATTTTGGCATGTGAAAAAATCGTTTACCCCCGTCTTTTAATTTGATCTAAGAAACACAATGTGCAGAATTAAATCGTCAACAATAACTTTGTGCGAGATCAGAAGGCATTAAAGTTTCACCATGTTCAAGCGGAAGACCGACATTTAACaggaaatgaatgaaattagaACAGGCGCTGGTGTTATTGAAATACCGTTCACTGTTTATAGAAAGCATGTTTCTAAATAAACCAATTGAAAATGTGGTCCTTTTCAAAACATGCACTTTCAATCCCTTGTGAATGAGATGCAATGGCATTTCTTTGGAATAGATATTCCATTGTTTACTTTTCACGAGAAATTTCTAACAATCGTAGCTGTATCCACTACTAATTTTCGAGGTATTTTTCAGAGAGATGTGGTTTTTAAGCACACAACATATTCGAGTAAAATCATAACGTCCATCCACCCTCTTTTGTGGGAGCAAACATATTTCTGTCAAAGTTACAACAAGGGTTATCATTcctatttattttctatgatttatcTAAATATTTCTTCTTCATATAATACCACgaaagaaaatcattatttCCATACCATTTTATGATAAGGACAGTTTGTAAGAGTTGAGAAACGTGATTATGCAATTTCTCAAAGCAATGTAGTACTCATTCCGTCTTACATTGTATGATGAAACGCATAAacacaacctacatgtacataggcCTTTAGTGTCGTCGGTGTCGTAAAATGACGTTTTCTGTGAAAGGTGACGGAGAGTGTGACCTGACCTGCAGAGCCAACAGATATGGTTTCTACAACACATTTCCTGAGCATGCGCAGAACGGTGCCCTGTGTAACAAAGATCAAAACTCTGTCTGCATCGAAGGAATATGTACTGTAAGCTTtcttcattgcatcattagaaAGTAATGGTCATTTGCAATTTGGTTTGAAAAGAAAAGAGCTAGTTAGCTGGCATGGTCAATCGGTTCGCCGatgtgtctgtctgtgtctAGCATTCTATATGCTTGTCtgttatctatctatctatatatcatCTCTTTATCATTTTAGGAAATAGGATGCGATGACAAAGTTGGTTCTGCGGCAACTCGTGACCTATGTGGTGTTTGTAATGGCGATGGGTCGACATGCCGTGTTGTCAAAGATATATTTGAAACCAAAAAACTGAATTATGGGTACAATGAAATTGGGACTCTGCCTGCTGGAGCGACAAACATAAATATTACTCAGCTAGGACAGAGTAGAAATTACATAGGTATTCTTtatctgttttttttttttttttttttttttttttttttttacatgtttatttgctAATACCTTGCACATAGATAATCCCATATTTACAAGGAAGTCCTGTTTCAGCATGATCTGCTCTATAAAACACGGAAAAATAGTCCTTTCAGTAAGAGAACTCCAATACTGTCTGTCACGTAGTTATCTAGACTATTCCAAATCATGCTCTTGTACAGTATATGACATACGTATATTAAGCATTGGTGGAAAGTACCAAATGTACTGTTACTTATTTTAATCATTCAGAATGAAAACACAGAGAGTATTGTAACCTACTCGTCTGTATAATAGTAATAGCAAAGCAGTGGTTATATAATTTAACTACCACAGATTAGATATAAttctttcttggaattattcACTTAATATCTACGAGGCTTTATTAAAAAGTAAAATCCAAGTTCGAGTGCGGCTATATATtccaataaaatttcttatatgcATGTCATCAAACTAGAATGTAATGCATTGTCGTAATGTACAAGTATCATGGGGATAACTTCGATTAGGAATAAAAAGAAAGATATCGTCTTACAATGATGATTTCCTGCAGCATTTGAATTTACCACGCTGAGATGCACCTACGAGATTTAAGATTAGTTTTTCGAATATAAAAAGGTCTAATGACATCACATCTGTGGAATGTGGATAAGGTTTTGGAACATTATGTAAATCACGAAATCGTGTCAAGTTTAGAATTATGTAATGTATAGTTTGCTCATGTAATGCTGCAATATTTCTTAAAGCATTCAGAAGAACATTTTGATTGGGTCAAAAGATTTCATACTTAGAATTCAACATGTTTAACCCTAGCATTGCGGATATCAGAAGGCAGATATTTTATAAATGGCAACCGACGACTGTCACGTGACGGGAAATACAATGCAGCAGGATCAGCGTTCCGGTATCACAGCAGACGAACACATAAATGCCCAGGAGAATGCATTCTATCAAAAGGGCCTACAACAAAACCGATAGATATCATGGTATTTATCTTTaatcatatgattatatatgaatgacaaataaaacaaagtgacaatTCTTCCATGAAACTCAATCTTTCAATGAAGCTGTCTAACGCTTGAAAAGGAACCAGCAACCGAATACTGAATACACCACCAAATTTTAAGTGGAGAAGATATTTTTCCCCTTGAGATCTAAAGCGGTTGTAGGGGTTTCAGTCACGTCCATGGTTCAGCATGACGAAACAATCTTGAACCTAAATTAAACTGAACAATTTGGTTATGGAATCTTTTATTAggattgttttattatcataaaAAATCAGCACAGAATACAGATTTCGGCTTGTGTCGAAAGACATTTCATTAAAGTAAGGTATTACAATATTTCATGTTTCTGGAGAATATCATAATGTCTTTTCACCGTATAATTCGCCAGTAAGTAATGCGACCATGTCTTTCTTGAAAGGTGCTTTCTTTTGGTCACAATCCTGGGATTTTCTACCAATTTAGCCTCCCTCATGGTCCACTTTCCCAAAAGTCTTCGTATGATGCCATCATTGTTGAAGACGATTTCGGTGGAAGTCACAATATTTCCCATTCCGGCCATGAATCCAAACTTCCCAGCCTCTCAATCAACAACAACAGTTCTGAAAACGAGACAAGGCCgcatcatcgtcatcatcaaCGTCATCATGCCCAAACAGACAGTGGATCTCGTGCAATGCCTGGATACACTCAAAGTTTTACTTTCATGGAGAAAAAGAATAGTTCATCACAAACTGGCGCTTTGTCAGAATCGGAGACATTTTATAGATCTCAATCGGACAAACACAGACAGACGATGAAAATAGATCCGTCTGTTGCCAATAACACCATTCCAGGTGCCAATGGTTTACGATGGGAAATTACGGGATATACTCCATGTTCAGCAACCTGTGGTCAAGGTAATCTAATTCAAATAATATAGTTGAATGAAGACTTAGAAAACAGACGTTCAATGAGGAAACCTAGTATTAAGAAAGTTATTACCATTGCTTTACacaaaatttgatatattttgtattctaaGGCACAAAAACACCTTTCTTGGAATGCTTTTCCGGAAACACACGTGTAGAGGAAAAGAATTGTTTAATGACAACAAAACCCGTCCTTGGATCGCAACCTTGTGCGTTGAAACCTTGTCCTAAATGGGAAAACCAGTgcgtatatatatgtataaatcttTTAGAAACAGATAAAAATACACACAAGAAGTTAAAGTACAGCAAACAATTATTGGTTCCAAGCTGCAGTTCAAACTGGCTGTTTTCGTTGCAAgtcgtttttatttaattgaatAATACTCAATTTTCAGAATACGTTATGTGACGAGGTTTGTTCAACATAAATCGTATAATGTGGTGCAATATATGCTATCAATATTATGTTATAATCACCGGCATGCCACTAACATATCATCAGTGATTGAACAGGGATTGGTGGGGATACCATTATTAAGTATATTTCATTGAATGTTCTGTACATATACAAAAACATGGAATGTATACTCCAGTCTCAATATAAGAGCTCTTCtatataggaggtgcatttagtgaaACTTTGAATGTCTAAGTGGGATAGAGTGGACCTActgtcagtgaggaagacgattaaagatatcaaaagcggcttctctttaaatatgtaaccATAGGATATACAAAATTCTAGCGAAAGAAATATTTACTAAAGGtgaaacattatataaatattgcatgtatttgagggtaacattgaaaattttcaccccgagaaaaccattgtcaaccgaggcgtagccgaggttgacaatggtttctcgaggggtgaaaatttcaatgttaccctcaaatacatgcaatatttgttttattatactgaatgttatgtaaactggaaagcagaaaaacttagtctgttgacatttgatcaatcactgtcatgcgatatttcgtatttcgatgcgggtactcgcgtttattacaaacgctcaaacgacgtcgtctagcaatctacggcgaaccgtacgcgcataaatttgacgcatgtgataattttttataatatcacccgttgtcaagtactgttacccgttgctagatactatcaccctggatcgcgtgttttctgttctcagaggttaacaatatgttttttcaaatgcttctcgaccaatcaggttcgagtattttacatgaaagtataataaaaaaatgtcatattttcaAGTAATATcctgttttacaaaacaacttacgacaaagtcgcaagtcttaaattgtattacactgttattagtttgaatgaaggaattaaaatgtttctgaaacttaattttcaacattaattcttcactattttacattgaagtgAATTATCTTGCAATAAGCGGGATAATCCCAATATGTAATGTTGGTCGTAAGTCgaaagttcttttgtaaaatgtaCCCCTGGATATGATACATATGAGCAACGAATTAACTAACGTGATATCAGAATTCCGTGTACATATTTTATTACTCACttaatacttatcatttacttagtttgtgtatcagtcgaattcgggtgatgaaaCTGCGTATGAGAATCTTACTGAGCAGATTCACTaagtcccactcccgcatgtaacc is a window from the Ostrea edulis chromosome 5, xbOstEdul1.1, whole genome shotgun sequence genome containing:
- the LOC125652045 gene encoding ADAMTS-like protein 4 isoform X4, with the translated sequence MKADRLLAAPFLVACFSLLQLSATSARRHGSNHHARSRHGHSRERWSQWSDWSSCNAECGTGVSSRTRECLENTRECTSENIEYKVCNRQECVSSQKTLRQQQCSSHDDKKFGGRNYRWQPYDIGDGECDLTCRANRYGFYNTFPEHAQNGALCNKDQNSVCIEGICTEIGCDDKVGSAATRDLCGVCNGDGSTCRVVKDIFETKKLNYGYNEIGTLPAGATNINITQLGQSRNYIALRISEGRYFINGNRRLSRDGKYNAAGSAFRYHSRRTHKCPGECILSKGPTTKPIDIMVLSFGHNPGIFYQFSLPHGPLSQKSSYDAIIVEDDFGGSHNISHSGHESKLPSLSINNNSSENETRPHHRHHQRHHAQTDSGSRAMPGYTQSFTFMEKKNSSSQTGALSESETFYRSQSDKHRQTMKIDPSVANNTIPGANGLRWEITGYTPCSATCGQGTKTPFLECFSGNTRVEEKNCLMTTKPVLGSQPCALKPCPKWENHRWQPSDWSACSVTCGVGQQTRKLMCVHEMSPNVLISVVDNDCLGLDRPNTTQPCNTASCFKWTTGRWTQCSVTCGRGKRMRSVTCMSQDGRRVRRDFCDLLEKPKEKSVCSYGDCRTTTVSSVYVSMKSWYTTDWSRDCPVECGEGKQTRKVVCHGSNSNTDPRRNCLQRDKPNTERACKSRRTCYGTWFSEAWGKCNATCGNGYRNRDVVCISKTGGGRFTVVPDYRCPMQDKPENTEPCQMERMCGPQWFMSTWGQCSVTCGKGRKTRDVQCLDTFGVTSNSCNVREKPSEVELCKKGPCRRETVSDSGCRDRYSKCDLVVRRDLCDHVFYMNVCCHSCSQWKS
- the LOC125652045 gene encoding ADAMTS-like protein 4 isoform X2, whose protein sequence is MKADRLLAAPFLVACFSLLQLSATSARRHGSNHHARSRHGHSRERWSQWSDWSSCNAECGTGVSSRTRECLENTRECTSENIEYKVCNRQECVSSQKTLRQQQCSSHDDKKFGGRNYRWQPYDIGDGECDLTCRANRYGFYNTFPEHAQNGALCNKDQNSVCIEGICTEIGCDDKVGSAATRDLCGVCNGDGSTCRVVKDIFETKKLNYGYNEIGTLPAGATNINITQLGQSRNYIALRISEGRYFINGNRRLSRDGKYNAAGSAFRYHSRRTHKCPGECILSKGPTTKPIDIMVLSFGHNPGIFYQFSLPHGPLSQKSSYDAIIVEDDFGGSHNISHSGHESKLPSLSINNNSSENETRPHHRHHQRHHAQTDSGSRAMPGYTQSFTFMEKKNSSSQTGALSESETFYRSQSDKHRQTMKIDPSVANNTIPGANGLRWEITGYTPCSATCGQGTKTPFLECFSGNTRVEEKNCLMTTKPVLGSQPCALKPCPKWENQIRYVTSRWQPSDWSACSVTCGVGQQTRKLMCVHEMSPNVLISVVDNDCLGLDRPNTTQPCNTASCFKWTTGRWTQCSVTCGRGKRMRSVTCMSQDGRRVRRDFCDLLEKPKEKSVCSYGDCRTTTVSSVYVSMKSWYTTDWSRDCPVECGEGKQTRKVVCHGSNSNTDPRRNCLQRDKPNTERACKSRRTCYGTWFSEAWGKCNATCGNGYRNRDVVCISKTGGGRFTVVPDYRCPMQDKPENTEPCQMERMCGPQWFMSTWGQCSVTCGKGRKTRDVQCLDTFGVTSNSCNVREKPSEVELCKKGPCRRETVSDSGCRDRYSKCDLVVRRDLCDHVFYMNVCCHSCSQWKS
- the LOC125652045 gene encoding ADAMTS-like protein 4 isoform X1 — translated: MTVIVYRLLAAPFLVACFSLLQLSATSARRHGSNHHARSRHGHSRERWSQWSDWSSCNAECGTGVSSRTRECLENTRECTSENIEYKVCNRQECVSSQKTLRQQQCSSHDDKKFGGRNYRWQPYDIGDGECDLTCRANRYGFYNTFPEHAQNGALCNKDQNSVCIEGICTEIGCDDKVGSAATRDLCGVCNGDGSTCRVVKDIFETKKLNYGYNEIGTLPAGATNINITQLGQSRNYIALRISEGRYFINGNRRLSRDGKYNAAGSAFRYHSRRTHKCPGECILSKGPTTKPIDIMVLSFGHNPGIFYQFSLPHGPLSQKSSYDAIIVEDDFGGSHNISHSGHESKLPSLSINNNSSENETRPHHRHHQRHHAQTDSGSRAMPGYTQSFTFMEKKNSSSQTGALSESETFYRSQSDKHRQTMKIDPSVANNTIPGANGLRWEITGYTPCSATCGQGTKTPFLECFSGNTRVEEKNCLMTTKPVLGSQPCALKPCPKWENQIRYVTSRWQPSDWSACSVTCGVGQQTRKLMCVHEMSPNVLISVVDNDCLGLDRPNTTQPCNTASCFKWTTGRWTQCSVTCGRGKRMRSVTCMSQDGRRVRRDFCDLLEKPKEKSVCSYGDCRTTTVSSVYVSMKSWYTTDWSRDCPVECGEGKQTRKVVCHGSNSNTDPRRNCLQRDKPNTERACKSRRTCYGTWFSEAWGKCNATCGNGYRNRDVVCISKTGGGRFTVVPDYRCPMQDKPENTEPCQMERMCGPQWFMSTWGQCSVTCGKGRKTRDVQCLDTFGVTSNSCNVREKPSEVELCKKGPCRRETVSDSGCRDRYSKCDLVVRRDLCDHVFYMNVCCHSCSQWKS
- the LOC125652045 gene encoding ADAMTS-like protein 4 isoform X3 is translated as MTVIVYRLLAAPFLVACFSLLQLSATSARRHGSNHHARSRHGHSRERWSQWSDWSSCNAECGTGVSSRTRECLENTRECTSENIEYKVCNRQECVSSQKTLRQQQCSSHDDKKFGGRNYRWQPYDIGDGECDLTCRANRYGFYNTFPEHAQNGALCNKDQNSVCIEGICTEIGCDDKVGSAATRDLCGVCNGDGSTCRVVKDIFETKKLNYGYNEIGTLPAGATNINITQLGQSRNYIALRISEGRYFINGNRRLSRDGKYNAAGSAFRYHSRRTHKCPGECILSKGPTTKPIDIMVLSFGHNPGIFYQFSLPHGPLSQKSSYDAIIVEDDFGGSHNISHSGHESKLPSLSINNNSSENETRPHHRHHQRHHAQTDSGSRAMPGYTQSFTFMEKKNSSSQTGALSESETFYRSQSDKHRQTMKIDPSVANNTIPGANGLRWEITGYTPCSATCGQGTKTPFLECFSGNTRVEEKNCLMTTKPVLGSQPCALKPCPKWENHRWQPSDWSACSVTCGVGQQTRKLMCVHEMSPNVLISVVDNDCLGLDRPNTTQPCNTASCFKWTTGRWTQCSVTCGRGKRMRSVTCMSQDGRRVRRDFCDLLEKPKEKSVCSYGDCRTTTVSSVYVSMKSWYTTDWSRDCPVECGEGKQTRKVVCHGSNSNTDPRRNCLQRDKPNTERACKSRRTCYGTWFSEAWGKCNATCGNGYRNRDVVCISKTGGGRFTVVPDYRCPMQDKPENTEPCQMERMCGPQWFMSTWGQCSVTCGKGRKTRDVQCLDTFGVTSNSCNVREKPSEVELCKKGPCRRETVSDSGCRDRYSKCDLVVRRDLCDHVFYMNVCCHSCSQWKS